One Cucumis melo cultivar AY chromosome 8, USDA_Cmelo_AY_1.0, whole genome shotgun sequence genomic window, CTGAAGTGGAAAACCAATATTaatattgaagaagaaaaaactttgCAGAAGTTTATTTATAGAGTTTTCTAAACCAGTTTGGTCTGATCACATATTATCTTAAATTACAACAGGTCGTCCAAAAACATAAACTCAAACGTAAACTTAATTATATCCTCTAACAATTACACatatttgattatttgtatTATTGTTTATAGGATGGAGAAAGTAAATTTAAAGAAAGCAAGTGGAATAGCCAAGGTTGGAGGCTCAATATTGTGCATTGCTGGTGTTGCCGTTCTTGCTTTTTACAAAGGCCCTCATTTTAATACACTCTTCAAATTTCACCTTTTTCAAACTGATCATCAACAATCTCATGTTTCTTCCAAGAAAGAATGGATTCTTGGCTGTTTCTTGCTCTTCCTTACTTGCCTTTCATGGGGGTTGTGGTTTGTTCTTCAGGTTAGTTTTCAATATTATTctgaattatatatatgtatgttgtttatgttattattatgtGATTAATATTTTGGTATATTTCAAGTTAACTCACTCTAATCATGCATCAGGATAACTAAGTGgattagaaaaaattaaaatagatgCAGCTCATCTTAATATTTGTCTCTTTATAATATTTAGTTTGATATGTATAATGTTCTACTTTCAGGCTTGGGTTTTGAGAAGTTGTCCATCTCCACTTGTGGTAACATTTGGACAAACATTTTTAAGTGCCATTCAATCATTTTTTGTGGCTATTGCAATCGAAAGAAATCCTTCTCAATGGAAGTTGGCTTGGAACATTTCCCTAGCTGCTATACTTTATTGCgtatgattttttcttttctttccttggAGTATGAGGATTGCAGCCTCTAAtcctttatattatattaatacaagttaattattttttagCTACAATTTTGTTGTTTGCAGGGAATTTTTGTAATACCCATTGGAACCTATTTGTCAAGTTGGGTGATAAAAAAGAAAGGTCCAGTTTTCCAAGCTGTTAATACACCTTTTAATCTTATTTTCACACTCATTGGTTCagaattttttttaaggatGGAATTAGTTTGGGCAGGTAATTAGATTAATTGATTGACATAAATCTATTCTATTAATaatgatttaaatttattcaaatGTGTTTATTTTGTGTGGTGAACAGCATAACTGGTGCTGTATTACTTGTCTTGAGCTTTTATAGTGTTATGTGGGGAAAAAAGAAGGAAGCGAGCCGTCTTGATACAGAAAACACCACGAATTCTGTTTCGGATCATGCGTAAATGTTGGTGTGTTCTTGCTTAGATGATCTTTTATTATGAAAACATGTTATCCTATTGTTTTTTCTTCataatttttcttatatattttttttgttcgtAGAAGCTTCATCAAACTCGTTTTAACATTTGATGTAATGTAGAAGTTAAAGTTAATTTTAACTAATTTGTGTTTAAATGGCCGTTTAacattttttctctttaacctATTTCTCATTATTACCATATGAGTGTGTCCGTACAGTTTGGTTTTGTGTGTATACACTTACATGCATTAGTGAAATTTGATTATCTAATTTTGTGGATTTTGATGTGAGTCCTTGATTTTCAATGAACATTTGTTAATCTTAAGTTATTTGCtgttgttaatttttttgtttaatgtttgtTAAATATGTTGCATGTTTGACATTAATTGATTAGCCTTGtgaaagacagaatagtttgttaggtttaatatttatttcacaatctgtatattacattttgtatttatttccCAAACCTATATTATTTCTTAACgtatatattatttccaataaattattttatattatttcaaatatatttattctcaatctgtatattatttcccaacttgtatattattttcaaCCTGTATTATTAGTCTACTGTATCGTTTGTTGTATTATTTGCCAAATCATTTGTCAACTGTTTTATATGCCAACCTgcatttgtcatatttcacattgttttgttattattattatttatttttcaatttctataattgcaaaatgtatgaaaaaattcattttttttgtcatatggatataaaaatttgagataGGAAACGTAAGGTTCATTTAAggattttatgatttaaatttcataaatacatgaaatttctcgttttgaacaattaattcataaattgtttataaacaaaatatattaacaattttatattttaaaatgagacTAAGTAATGTTCTTTagaatttattaattctttagacatatgaaatttctcattaaacgcctatgatggagatcaaaatatcaaagtttgatattttggTATTCTTGAGgcgaataaaaaaaatcttttgaaacaaaaaaaaaattatatttttctaataGCTCTCATGCCACCCATATAATTATCATTTCATGCttagtttttatatatatatgtgtgtgtgtgtgaattGATTATCAtgtgacatttaaaaaaaaccaaataaaaaactttttttttgtgaaccttaatttaatttaaaagataaattttggtaaccatttttaTGGGTCTTGTAGGGTGCTAAACACCTTTCCTACAGACAACAGACTTCTGAACCTTAAGTCTGAATTTAAGTAGACCAATGTTTTTTTttgtgaccaatcacaccttaatatggtTGGTGGCGACTCCGAATCTACTATTTATTAAGATTAAATAATCGAGGATGTCGATCATTTCGTGTCGCGAAAGAGGTAAGAGGGCAATGGATATTCAATTTGTTGGGgattttctttcatttatttctaatttttgtttgtgaattaaatttgcatataaaaaaacaacatgttttgattcttgttacaaattctcttgatattccctacatattcttttatgctttactttttctactaaccactctcctttcaaaattcatcaatccaactccaattttcaccaaaattctctctaaatttcaCTTTGCCAAGAACTCTTCCCTCTCCATTTTGTCACTTTTCTTCCAAAAACTCTAGCAATCTTCTTTACTCTTCCCTCTCCATTATGCCACTTTattttctcccaaaaactccATCAATTTTTTTGATCCTATGGAAAGGTAATCTTCTAAAGTAAGAGGGAAATGagtattcaatttgtttgagagtttctttttttttttttctactttttgttcgtgaattaaatttgtatctaaaaaacaacttgttttgattcttgttacagattctcttgatattccctacatattcttttatgttttcctttttctactaacAACTTTCCTTTTAAGCTTTagtttcaagaatttttattaGCAATCATTCTCTTGGTTCGACATCTTAACTTGCCACCAAGCTACTGTAGAAAAGTAAGAGTaaatctttttgtttttttgcaAGTTAAATTGGTGAAtttcttaccctttttcttGGTTCGtggcttgcaactagtatattacattttccaattagtaaaaaattttcatttttccttacttggatgacatttttttttgcttttttaaaCTTCTGTCATCGATGAAGTAccatgctatgtaagtttcattatcatctaattttaacatttacgaatagtgatagactaaattaaaaactataagaggataagatacaaaactaggacttcttaatttaagccattaaagatttgcttatgtATTGTATgcaatgatgatgttttcttgtgctATGGTTTCCAGtgaaaaacaaggattatttagatcaatatattgtctacttgattttttgggttgaatttgatagaagaggaactacaagagatctttgataacaacacttcccaatcctcatggtaagaaagttttgaaacttacttattttgcaactgcattttatatattatttggatttttgtaGTCACTTTCTGATGTAAATTTTTAgattgtttg contains:
- the LOC103485249 gene encoding WAT1-related protein At5g64700-like, which codes for MASLSKGDMLKNFMQAILGFTFGLNIAYGLGIKYTSATMGAAAYNCVPVTTFFLALISRMEKVNLKKASGIAKVGGSILCIAGVAVLAFYKGPHFNTLFKFHLFQTDHQQSHVSSKKEWILGCFLLFLTCLSWGLWFVLQAWVLRSCPSPLVVTFGQTFLSAIQSFFVAIAIERNPSQWKLAWNISLAAILYCV